In Sulfolobales archaeon, the following are encoded in one genomic region:
- a CDS encoding Xaa-Pro peptidase family protein — translation MVFSVEEYRSRIASAVRSLRVLGGDYIITTPSPNLIYFTGLRIESYERITALIINADGDAVLIAPQLESLPEYLREFVDVILWNDSSGPDQAVERVSRELRIYGKIGFYEDSMRLSQLEFFREKLHPERIYLLSKISRDLRYRKSHEEILRIYEAVKSAEKILQEVYNLIVPGITERFLEAQIVNMIAGSGLEPSFKPIVAFGENTANPHHRSGDKVLSIGEPVLIDLGVVEEHGYISDLTRMYIVGTPSRELRDVFTSYSNCYNEVMRSISSGVKASELDLLARTCLADSGLGRYIMHRTGHGIGLEVHEPPYISMNSNDVLEKGVVFTIEPGVYIKGSFGVRVESNIAITDDGSVLELDRLSRDLIIF, via the coding sequence ATGGTATTCTCTGTAGAAGAGTATAGGAGTAGGATAGCTAGCGCGGTTAGATCTCTGAGAGTGCTGGGAGGAGACTATATTATTACAACCCCCTCTCCTAATCTAATATACTTCACAGGTCTTAGAATAGAGAGTTATGAAAGGATCACAGCATTAATTATTAATGCAGATGGGGATGCTGTACTGATAGCACCTCAGCTTGAAAGTCTTCCAGAGTATCTCAGAGAATTCGTAGATGTGATTTTATGGAATGATTCCTCAGGACCTGATCAAGCTGTAGAAAGAGTTTCTAGAGAGCTTAGAATATATGGAAAGATAGGCTTTTATGAGGATAGTATGAGATTATCTCAGTTAGAATTCTTTCGAGAAAAACTTCATCCTGAGAGGATCTATCTTCTATCAAAGATCTCTAGAGATCTGAGGTATAGAAAATCTCATGAAGAAATACTCAGAATATATGAGGCTGTGAAGAGTGCTGAGAAGATACTCCAAGAGGTATACAATCTAATAGTACCAGGCATTACAGAGAGATTCCTCGAAGCACAGATAGTTAACATGATCGCGGGAAGCGGTCTCGAACCATCTTTCAAACCTATAGTAGCATTTGGTGAGAATACTGCTAATCCCCACCATAGATCCGGGGATAAGGTTCTGAGCATTGGAGAACCTGTTCTAATAGACTTAGGTGTTGTAGAGGAGCATGGATACATCTCAGATCTTACGAGAATGTATATTGTGGGAACGCCTTCGAGAGAGCTTAGAGATGTGTTTACATCCTATAGTAATTGCTATAATGAGGTTATGAGAAGCATAAGTTCTGGTGTTAAAGCTTCTGAGCTAGATCTTCTGGCGAGAACATGTCTCGCGGATAGCGGGCTTGGAAGATATATAATGCATAGAACAGGTCACGGGATAGGTCTTGAAGTTCACGAGCCTCCTTACATATCTATGAATTCTAATGATGTTCTTGAGAAAGGTGTTGTATTCACGATAGAACCTGGAGTTTATATAAAAGGATCTTTTGGCGTCAGGGTTGAGAGTAATATAGCTATCACAGATGATGGCAGTGTTCTAGAACTTGACAGGCTCTCTAGAGATCTTATTATATTCTAA
- a CDS encoding NAD(P)-dependent oxidoreductase, with protein MKSGENLKIVIAGASGFVGRNIAEFLIEKGFEVYPVLRRRTLEKTGEVLKIYEEKRSRPLIIESFSRERLREEFRRIKPDILINAIGLLKGSERELYEAHVGVVEEILGSLELPRGEEVLYIHISSTGASDMRLGKPVREEEEHCSHIDSLRTYYEKSKCLGEIRVREICGEKGFKYVILRPSIIIGEYNTHREWINILRLSRIGIELDIGTRINILDVKDLAGIVLLLIERRDLANDFYHIASPKDISISDISRVALRIIGRRGFLRIGMRSLRIASSIARPFLGDIDRRFLEVLLTGDARISSEKFIGKTGYRFRDPMESLERFFTWLKKAMDSLDSH; from the coding sequence TTGAAGAGCGGAGAAAATCTGAAGATAGTTATTGCTGGAGCATCAGGTTTCGTAGGTAGAAATATCGCGGAATTTCTTATAGAGAAAGGTTTTGAGGTTTATCCTGTTCTTAGAAGAAGAACTCTGGAGAAGACTGGAGAGGTTTTAAAAATATATGAGGAGAAAAGATCTAGACCTCTGATCATAGAATCCTTTAGTAGAGAGAGATTAAGAGAAGAGTTTAGAAGAATTAAACCTGATATTCTCATCAACGCCATAGGTCTTCTCAAAGGGTCTGAGAGAGAACTCTATGAAGCTCATGTAGGTGTTGTAGAAGAGATCCTAGGATCTCTAGAACTTCCAAGAGGTGAAGAGGTTCTGTATATACATATAAGTTCTACAGGAGCCAGCGATATGAGGCTTGGAAAACCTGTGCGAGAAGAAGAGGAGCATTGTTCTCACATAGATTCTCTGAGAACATACTATGAGAAGTCTAAATGCCTTGGAGAGATTAGAGTGAGAGAGATATGCGGTGAGAAAGGCTTCAAATACGTGATCCTCAGACCTAGCATTATAATAGGAGAGTATAATACACATAGAGAGTGGATTAACATCCTGAGACTATCTAGAATAGGTATCGAGCTTGATATAGGAACACGTATTAACATTCTGGATGTTAAAGATCTTGCCGGGATAGTTCTTCTACTAATAGAAAGAAGAGATCTAGCCAATGACTTCTACCACATAGCATCTCCCAAAGATATTAGTATAAGCGATATAAGTAGGGTAGCTCTGAGAATCATCGGAAGAAGAGGTTTTCTAAGAATCGGCATGAGATCTCTGAGGATAGCTTCATCAATAGCAAGACCATTTCTAGGAGATATAGATAGAAGATTTCTAGAGGTTCTTCTAACAGGAGATGCGAGGATTTCTTCTGAGAAGTTCATCGGAAAAACAGGGTATAGGTTTAGAGATCCTATGGAGAGTCTGGAGAGATTCTTCACATGGCTTAAGAAAGCTATGGATTCTCTAGATTCTCACTAA
- a CDS encoding cyclic 2,3-diphosphoglycerate synthase, giving the protein MISRRRVLIIGAGGRDFHNFNVFFRGNPYYEVVAFVHVSQIPGLTSKRYPPDLAGDLYPDGIPIYLEKDLERVIRDLKVDEVVLSYSDLSYIELGRILSRVVATGASFRILGPQETMIPSIRPVIAVTAARTGSGKSTLSRRIVLHARRRGVNIVVVRHPMVYKDPGRMAVQIFEKEEDLDREQVTIEEREEYEHYVREGVKVLAGVDYGRILREAERMGEIILWDGGNNDWPFYRPDLMFTVADAMRPENIDGSYPGEINIRMADIIVINKVDQADPSLVKNMERRLKEINPKAEILKAVSEVLVDRPELVRGRRVVVVEDSPTITHGGARYGAGYVAAKLYGASEIIDPRKCAVGEIRKLYEEYPHMAEVLPSTGYSEKQLRDLRESIYRCSPDTVIMATPASLAKVLKLEIPWVQVSFNMKIIEGRSIEEIVDEFIEKKVRI; this is encoded by the coding sequence ATGATTAGTAGAAGAAGAGTTTTGATCATAGGTGCTGGAGGTAGAGATTTTCATAACTTCAACGTGTTCTTCAGAGGTAATCCATATTATGAAGTTGTAGCTTTCGTGCATGTATCACAGATTCCTGGTCTCACTAGTAAGAGGTATCCTCCTGATCTAGCCGGAGATCTCTATCCTGATGGGATACCAATATACTTGGAGAAAGATCTCGAGAGGGTAATCAGAGATCTGAAGGTTGATGAAGTGGTTCTAAGCTACAGCGATCTAAGCTATATAGAGCTTGGAAGGATTCTAAGTAGAGTAGTTGCTACAGGAGCTTCATTCAGAATACTAGGACCTCAAGAGACTATGATACCATCTATAAGACCTGTAATAGCTGTGACCGCGGCGAGAACAGGATCTGGGAAGAGCACTTTATCAAGGAGAATAGTTCTACATGCTAGAAGAAGAGGTGTTAATATAGTTGTTGTGAGACATCCCATGGTTTATAAGGATCCGGGGAGAATGGCTGTTCAGATCTTCGAAAAAGAAGAGGATCTTGATAGAGAGCAGGTTACAATCGAAGAAAGAGAAGAATATGAACATTATGTGAGAGAAGGTGTGAAGGTTCTAGCAGGAGTTGATTACGGGAGAATTCTTAGAGAGGCTGAGAGAATGGGCGAGATAATACTATGGGATGGAGGAAATAATGACTGGCCATTCTACAGACCGGATCTCATGTTCACAGTAGCTGATGCTATGAGACCTGAGAATATTGATGGAAGCTATCCTGGAGAGATTAATATTAGAATGGCAGATATTATAGTGATCAATAAAGTAGATCAGGCAGACCCCTCTCTTGTGAAGAATATGGAGAGAAGACTTAAAGAGATCAATCCCAAAGCTGAGATCCTGAAAGCAGTAAGCGAAGTCCTGGTAGACAGACCAGAGCTTGTTAGAGGGAGGAGAGTAGTTGTTGTAGAAGACTCTCCCACCATAACTCATGGAGGAGCTAGGTATGGTGCTGGATATGTTGCCGCGAAACTCTATGGAGCTTCTGAGATAATAGATCCCAGGAAATGCGCTGTTGGAGAGATTAGAAAACTATATGAAGAGTATCCTCACATGGCTGAGGTACTGCCATCCACAGGATATAGTGAGAAGCAGCTTAGAGATCTGAGAGAAAGTATATATAGATGCTCTCCAGATACCGTTATCATGGCCACACCAGCATCTCTAGCTAAGGTTTTGAAACTCGAGATCCCATGGGTTCAGGTTTCATTTAATATGAAGATCATCGAAGGCAGAAGTATTGAAGAGATCGTTGATGAGTTTATCGAGAAGAAAGTTAGAATATAA
- a CDS encoding winged helix-turn-helix transcriptional regulator, with translation MRFLPRFLVVVMILLFISEIGFSHDILRATDNLSTRIIIGSDGVALVFINVSLSQGIQEVRVPTPPIPATIIARSDGEILPVIYDSGFIILILDKPSNVSISYVANTSIENNLFILDIETNDTIELIIPLENIVVLTLPINIVSYKIYNNTLDLILRGPQEIKYTLRVGVSTYTTTTPPTTTTTTTEKTMTPPVIATASPTTTPVTTETSITSSQNIFSQYLPLILLIVLIVIVGVLSSFIMMRRRFYGKGSEILLDDLDREIIRIIGERGGSIMQSELQDMIKAPRTTLWRHIKRLERLGIVRVEKVGVQNRIILIKKI, from the coding sequence ATGAGGTTTCTGCCTAGGTTCTTAGTTGTTGTAATGATCCTTCTATTTATAAGTGAGATAGGTTTCTCTCATGATATTCTAAGAGCTACAGATAATCTTAGCACGAGAATTATAATAGGATCTGATGGTGTTGCACTCGTATTTATAAACGTATCTCTTTCCCAAGGTATTCAAGAAGTGAGAGTACCTACACCACCTATTCCCGCTACCATAATAGCTCGAAGTGATGGTGAGATTCTACCTGTTATATATGATAGCGGATTTATAATTCTGATACTAGATAAACCTTCTAATGTGAGTATATCTTATGTAGCCAATACATCTATTGAAAACAATCTATTCATACTAGATATAGAAACCAATGATACTATAGAGCTGATCATACCTCTTGAAAACATAGTGGTGCTGACACTACCTATAAATATAGTTAGCTACAAGATCTACAATAATACCTTAGATCTAATCTTAAGAGGACCTCAAGAGATCAAATACACCTTAAGAGTAGGAGTCTCAACATACACAACCACAACACCTCCAACCACGACTACGACAACCACTGAGAAAACCATGACACCTCCAGTCATAGCGACGGCGTCTCCTACAACAACACCTGTAACAACAGAGACTTCTATAACATCCTCTCAGAATATCTTCTCTCAATATCTTCCACTCATACTACTCATTGTATTGATTGTTATAGTAGGAGTACTCTCAAGCTTTATAATGATGAGAAGAAGATTCTATGGTAAAGGATCTGAGATCTTGCTAGATGATCTTGATAGAGAGATCATAAGAATCATAGGTGAGAGAGGAGGTTCGATAATGCAGTCAGAACTTCAAGACATGATTAAAGCTCCCAGGACAACTCTTTGGAGACATATAAAAAGATTAGAGAGACTGGGTATAGTAAGAGTAGAGAAGGTAGGAGTTCAAAACAGGATCATTCTAATTAAAAAGATCTGA
- a CDS encoding HTH domain-containing protein, which translates to MKVEVEDLSSTASIVYDPIRGEYINILTGEVVYDGEIADKRDWRAYTAEEHAIRARTGPGYTAKVHDGGITTFIEGSNKYSSLQRRLRKPSDSATRKEIEAKKILNEIAGVIGLPEIVVEDSGMLIKKAVSRGLVKRKNIESIVGAIVYRTAYVRKIDLDKDLLIKVLGITRKKLFKTLKKLEWENLFDEFRDRISRQAREKDLGSICGGAATMNILERIEASQNVKEVASRILRSLSKLDPLICSGKNPKGLVGAVVYIASIISNEKISQQELARRLGVSEVTIRNRYRNIVDEVDLVVFV; encoded by the coding sequence TTGAAAGTAGAAGTAGAAGATCTTAGTAGCACAGCTTCAATAGTGTACGACCCTATAAGAGGAGAGTATATAAACATTCTCACCGGAGAGGTGGTATATGATGGCGAGATAGCTGATAAGAGAGATTGGAGAGCCTACACTGCTGAAGAACATGCTATAAGAGCTAGAACAGGTCCTGGATACACTGCGAAGGTGCATGACGGCGGTATAACAACCTTTATAGAAGGTTCTAACAAGTATAGCAGTCTTCAGAGAAGGCTTAGAAAACCTAGTGATAGTGCTACTAGGAAGGAGATTGAGGCTAAGAAGATTCTCAACGAGATCGCAGGAGTGATAGGACTTCCAGAGATTGTGGTAGAGGATAGTGGAATGCTGATCAAGAAAGCTGTGAGTAGAGGTCTTGTGAAGAGAAAGAATATAGAGAGCATTGTAGGAGCGATAGTATATAGAACCGCCTATGTGAGAAAGATAGATCTGGATAAGGATCTGCTTATAAAAGTGCTTGGGATTACTAGGAAGAAGCTTTTCAAAACTCTGAAGAAGCTCGAGTGGGAGAATCTATTCGATGAGTTTAGAGATAGAATAAGTAGACAAGCTAGAGAAAAAGATCTGGGATCTATATGTGGAGGAGCTGCTACCATGAATATTCTCGAGAGAATTGAAGCTTCTCAGAATGTTAAGGAGGTTGCCTCTAGAATCTTAAGGTCTCTAAGTAAACTGGATCCTCTCATATGCTCGGGTAAGAATCCAAAGGGTCTCGTGGGCGCCGTAGTATACATAGCCTCTATAATATCTAATGAGAAGATATCACAGCAAGAACTAGCAAGAAGATTAGGAGTTTCTGAGGTGACTATAAGAAATAGATATAGAAACATAGTAGATGAAGTGGATCTAGTAGTATTCGTTTGA
- a CDS encoding DUF447 family protein, translating to MRSSVLDEDSFWGFCRVVESLICVDLGSNLYHCSPAGLFRSSHYKYVRIFSDNRLWDYLGLRREAYILFFRDPLILLRILISSKFFNERSFKDLVSSGSLVTLAHFTKIDENDLQRIYLVDPLKDLKICCNDPASIPRICRAENMLVELLIHYTRRNIYARDTGEEFLKRRFLLDQLSKDLMRLGYFNKHTIEDIDLILRSIL from the coding sequence TTGAGATCTAGTGTTCTTGATGAGGATAGCTTCTGGGGTTTCTGTCGTGTTGTTGAGAGTTTGATATGTGTTGATCTGGGATCGAATCTCTACCATTGTTCTCCGGCAGGTTTATTCAGATCTTCTCATTATAAGTATGTGAGAATTTTTAGCGATAATAGGTTGTGGGATTATCTGGGTCTGAGGAGGGAAGCTTACATACTTTTCTTCAGAGATCCTCTGATTCTTCTAAGGATTCTCATCTCATCTAAGTTTTTTAACGAGAGATCTTTTAAGGATCTCGTTTCTAGCGGTAGTTTAGTCACTCTCGCTCATTTCACAAAAATTGATGAAAACGATCTTCAGAGGATCTATCTGGTAGATCCTTTGAAAGATCTGAAGATCTGTTGTAACGATCCAGCTAGTATTCCTAGGATATGTAGAGCTGAGAATATGCTTGTAGAACTACTCATACACTATACTAGGAGAAATATATATGCCAGAGATACTGGAGAAGAATTTCTCAAGAGAAGGTTTCTCCTAGATCAGCTTTCAAAGGATCTTATGAGACTAGGATATTTTAATAAGCATACTATAGAAGATATAGACCTCATCCTGAGATCTATTCTCTGA
- a CDS encoding glycosyltransferase family 2 protein: MEWMVLGFFYLLVVFANIAHMSYNYKILLRSERILSTGGEEDRRINIRRSFIVISPCKIASMRVEELEDFMRTLRRILDLDLISRVIIVVDSERDEVMLRMFTDSSDRRLEILRASEDACRKCSGKNRAIITALEKISGVSSRDLLLFMDCDADFIRFDRCVESLEKVMKENKNAIATGYRWYYMDSMCSTAFNLVSTLYFEALLSERTRIVWGGLMCGEADLFYRYDVSRELSREIADDATIRRVFTRNKAGIIFTPYCIGFTRAPCRSRWVDDFVLWSARQLLMIRIYTPRGFFYVLIGYAIIVVLMISPLIALLLGVSSKWISLLIFLSLSLYFIGVLRGFLLLRFMSRIWGSDKLYNRARYMILYLMISGVRAFLALYLLIETLRMRRFSWRESEYCVVREEDGLKALPCSL, translated from the coding sequence GTGGAGTGGATGGTATTAGGATTCTTTTATCTTCTAGTGGTTTTCGCGAATATAGCTCATATGAGCTATAACTACAAGATCCTTCTGAGATCTGAGAGGATCCTCTCAACAGGTGGAGAAGAAGATAGAAGAATTAATATAAGAAGAAGTTTTATAGTGATCTCACCATGTAAGATTGCGAGCATGAGAGTAGAAGAGTTGGAAGACTTCATGAGAACTCTCAGAAGAATCCTAGATCTTGATTTGATATCCAGAGTTATTATCGTTGTAGATAGCGAGAGAGATGAGGTAATGCTCAGAATGTTCACAGATTCTTCAGATAGAAGACTAGAGATCCTCAGAGCTTCTGAGGATGCATGTAGAAAGTGTTCTGGAAAGAATAGAGCTATTATAACAGCATTAGAAAAGATCTCGGGTGTAAGCTCTAGAGATCTTCTTTTATTCATGGATTGCGATGCTGATTTCATCAGATTTGATAGATGTGTTGAAAGTCTTGAGAAGGTGATGAAAGAGAATAAGAATGCTATTGCTACAGGCTACAGATGGTATTACATGGATAGCATGTGCTCCACAGCTTTCAACCTGGTATCCACGTTATACTTCGAAGCTCTTCTAAGTGAGAGAACTAGAATAGTGTGGGGAGGGCTCATGTGTGGAGAAGCTGATCTCTTCTACAGATATGATGTCTCGAGAGAGCTCTCTAGAGAGATAGCTGATGATGCTACGATCAGAAGAGTTTTTACGAGAAATAAAGCTGGAATTATTTTCACACCCTACTGCATAGGTTTCACCAGAGCACCCTGTAGAAGTAGATGGGTGGATGATTTCGTTCTATGGTCTGCTAGACAGCTTCTGATGATAAGGATCTATACTCCAAGAGGATTCTTCTATGTTCTCATAGGCTATGCAATTATAGTAGTTCTCATGATATCTCCACTTATAGCTCTACTTCTAGGAGTTTCTTCGAAGTGGATCTCTCTGCTCATATTCTTATCATTATCTCTATACTTTATCGGAGTTCTAAGAGGATTTCTTCTACTGAGATTCATGTCCAGGATCTGGGGTTCTGATAAGCTTTATAATAGAGCTAGATACATGATCCTCTATCTTATGATCTCAGGAGTGAGAGCATTTCTAGCTTTATACCTGCTGATAGAAACTCTTAGAATGAGAAGATTCAGTTGGCGGGAATCTGAGTACTGTGTTGTGAGAGAAGAAGATGGTCTAAAAGCTCTGCCATGTAGCCTATGA
- a CDS encoding VWA domain-containing protein gives MPGVLLNIRYEDPLVRYRGEKILDIVRRFVKTPQDFTTNLAIDMFYTLYLPHPLLKNENDIERSHVKHYQIIKNISEDPEIKSVREFTLLNSSRSTIMAASIIESIIRELSRSVSEEREGKEGEDNSGSDESRGEDSISRAVKNAIKKAVSESKLLSRLEQILLGNQAGVGSVLDFDESGEEIIRLSRSIDISKLLEILENLPEMRAGSKRRKIRSSKGEIEGYEEGSDIERIVPSELAYPIEYIYAKITEGRLLIYEKKLTLSTGPIYVLMDKSGSMDGDKIKWAKATALALLMRARRERRIFAMRFFDTTPYSMIKVSRRARLSEIIRLIDYLSRIRSGGGTDITRAILTAVQDIRGMGQKAPNEIILVTDGEDKIAENIVSKQLKSVEAKLISVMILGDNPDLRRLSSKYFKVAKLSGSEILRIVEYERES, from the coding sequence ATGCCCGGAGTTCTTCTCAACATAAGATATGAGGATCCTCTGGTGAGATATAGAGGAGAGAAGATACTTGATATAGTAAGAAGATTCGTTAAAACACCGCAAGATTTCACAACAAATCTAGCCATAGACATGTTCTACACATTATACCTCCCACACCCTCTTCTCAAGAACGAGAATGATATAGAGAGATCTCATGTAAAGCATTATCAGATTATAAAAAATATCTCGGAAGATCCTGAGATCAAGAGTGTTAGAGAGTTTACACTGCTTAATTCAAGCAGGTCAACTATAATGGCTGCAAGCATAATCGAGAGCATCATAAGAGAGCTTAGCAGAAGTGTTAGCGAGGAGAGGGAGGGGAAAGAGGGTGAGGATAACAGCGGGTCGGATGAGAGTAGAGGAGAGGATAGTATTAGCAGAGCTGTTAAGAATGCTATTAAGAAAGCTGTTAGCGAGAGCAAGCTATTATCAAGGTTAGAGCAGATACTTCTAGGAAATCAAGCAGGCGTAGGATCTGTTCTAGATTTTGATGAGAGCGGCGAGGAGATTATAAGACTTAGCAGAAGCATTGATATAAGCAAGCTACTTGAGATACTCGAAAACCTTCCCGAGATGAGAGCTGGTTCTAAGAGAAGAAAGATTAGAAGTAGTAAAGGCGAGATCGAAGGTTATGAGGAGGGGTCTGATATAGAGAGAATAGTTCCCTCAGAACTTGCATACCCTATCGAGTATATATACGCCAAGATAACTGAGGGAAGACTTCTGATATACGAGAAGAAACTCACCCTAAGCACAGGACCTATATATGTTCTCATGGATAAGAGCGGTTCTATGGATGGGGATAAGATTAAATGGGCTAAAGCTACAGCACTAGCTCTTCTAATGAGAGCTAGGAGAGAAAGAAGAATCTTTGCTATGAGATTCTTCGACACAACACCTTATTCAATGATCAAGGTTTCTAGAAGAGCTAGGTTATCTGAGATCATAAGACTCATAGATTATCTCTCGAGAATTAGAAGTGGTGGGGGGACTGATATAACAAGAGCTATCCTCACAGCAGTTCAAGATATAAGAGGTATGGGTCAGAAAGCTCCTAACGAGATAATTCTCGTAACCGATGGAGAGGATAAGATTGCGGAGAATATAGTGAGTAAGCAGCTTAAATCTGTTGAAGCTAAGCTTATTTCAGTGATGATCCTCGGAGACAACCCGGATCTAAGAAGGCTTAGCAGTAAATATTTTAAGGTTGCTAAACTCAGCGGATCTGAGATCCTTAGAATTGTAGAGTATGAGAGAGAAAGCTGA
- a CDS encoding cation diffusion facilitator family transporter: MDRSERTPLALSFIFNIIALALKIFVYLATSSRAVLAEIFHSFGDILNSFVLYQGFSVSMKPPSLKYPFGRGRFAYISGMISSVLLSGSVFYMIVVEGVMMRGSSDVNTYIWRSYVPFLLIPLSFNLITLLITLRIIRRTSYGGRAVLKPLILEDILGLSGDSMAILSLYLSSGVADLYLSIAIALVIIVSSAHIVYENIGLLVGVSAPREVLWRVVRSVIAIPEVVDINEIKSLTLEPGEYIVIMQVEVDPKSSLEDVMRAKDMITETIRRVEPSIRYVIIDIVVPQEPSGSFTRILREIRELRE, translated from the coding sequence TTGGATAGAAGTGAGAGAACACCTCTAGCATTATCATTCATATTCAATATAATAGCTCTGGCTCTGAAAATATTTGTATATCTAGCTACATCTTCTAGAGCTGTTCTTGCAGAGATATTCCACTCCTTCGGAGACATATTAAACAGCTTCGTACTCTACCAAGGTTTCTCAGTATCTATGAAGCCTCCGTCTCTCAAGTATCCTTTTGGAAGAGGTAGATTTGCCTATATCTCGGGTATGATATCCTCTGTGCTTCTGTCAGGATCTGTATTCTATATGATCGTGGTTGAGGGAGTTATGATGAGAGGATCTAGCGATGTGAACACGTATATCTGGAGAAGCTACGTACCATTTCTTCTAATACCTCTCTCATTCAATCTTATAACTCTCCTCATAACTCTGAGGATTATTAGAAGAACTTCCTATGGAGGTAGAGCAGTTTTAAAACCATTGATTCTTGAGGATATACTAGGATTATCAGGAGATTCCATGGCTATCTTATCTCTCTACCTATCGAGCGGAGTTGCAGATCTCTATCTCTCCATAGCCATAGCACTGGTTATAATCGTGAGTTCGGCTCATATAGTTTACGAGAATATAGGGCTGCTAGTAGGAGTATCAGCTCCTCGAGAGGTTCTCTGGCGTGTTGTTAGAAGTGTTATAGCTATTCCTGAGGTGGTTGATATAAACGAGATCAAAAGTCTGACGCTTGAACCCGGGGAGTATATAGTTATAATGCAAGTCGAAGTAGATCCTAAGAGTAGCTTAGAAGATGTTATGAGAGCTAAGGATATGATAACAGAGACTATCAGAAGAGTAGAGCCATCTATAAGATATGTCATAATAGACATAGTAGTACCTCAAGAACCTTCAGGAAGTTTCACGAGAATACTCAGAGAAATTAGAGAACTCAGAGAATAG
- a CDS encoding AAA family ATPase produces MSEYSQLLQRFRDELVKPFVGREEEARVIVLALVTGEHAVLIGEPGTAKSALIRRAAQLLNARFFMYLLTKFTEPSELFGPLDLTALKEGRYVRITRGKLLEAEIAFLDEIFKANSAILNSILTILNERIFYDGYTEIRVPLWSLFGASNEVPDDPELDALYDRMLLRQYVKPVLEDYWRDLLDYEWRYEKASLSEGKVEAIMCIDDLKSIRALLLEKIDLEGIKNKLLKIYSIFEGKGVHITDRRKGKALKIIAASAFLEGRLEAVEQDLLSLKYVIPRDIEDFEKVSTVLNEELKTPQRYLKALEEIRINVRDIANYVSSYPRPPLSRFLEQKLIEIYRDLELTRERVVSMIIESGDRNVENEGRQVIALIDSVLENIKKRLS; encoded by the coding sequence ATAAGTGAATACTCACAGCTTCTTCAGAGGTTTCGGGATGAGCTTGTGAAGCCTTTTGTAGGAAGAGAAGAGGAGGCTAGAGTCATAGTTCTAGCTCTTGTAACAGGAGAGCATGCTGTACTCATAGGCGAGCCTGGAACTGCTAAGAGTGCTCTTATCAGAAGAGCTGCCCAGCTTCTTAATGCGAGGTTTTTCATGTATCTTCTCACGAAATTCACCGAGCCTTCGGAGCTTTTCGGACCTCTAGATCTGACAGCTCTTAAGGAGGGCAGGTATGTGAGGATTACCAGGGGTAAGCTTCTTGAGGCTGAGATAGCTTTTCTAGATGAGATCTTCAAAGCTAATTCTGCTATTCTTAATTCTATACTCACCATACTCAATGAGAGGATATTCTATGACGGCTACACCGAGATAAGAGTACCTCTCTGGAGTCTTTTCGGAGCTTCGAATGAGGTTCCAGATGATCCAGAGCTTGACGCTCTCTATGATAGAATGCTTCTGAGACAATATGTTAAACCTGTTCTAGAGGATTACTGGAGGGATCTCCTTGATTATGAATGGAGATATGAGAAAGCATCTCTCTCGGAGGGGAAGGTGGAGGCTATTATGTGTATCGATGATCTCAAGAGTATAAGAGCTCTACTACTTGAGAAAATAGATCTTGAAGGGATTAAAAACAAGCTTCTTAAGATCTATTCTATATTTGAGGGGAAAGGAGTTCATATAACAGATCGTAGGAAGGGTAAGGCTTTGAAGATAATAGCTGCATCAGCATTTCTAGAGGGAAGGCTCGAAGCTGTAGAACAAGATCTTCTTTCTCTAAAGTATGTGATTCCTAGAGATATAGAGGATTTTGAGAAAGTCTCCACAGTACTTAATGAAGAGCTTAAGACTCCTCAGAGATATCTCAAAGCTTTAGAAGAGATAAGAATCAATGTGAGAGATATTGCTAACTACGTCTCCTCATACCCAAGACCTCCTCTATCTAGATTCCTCGAGCAGAAACTAATCGAGATATACAGAGATCTAGAGCTGACTAGAGAGAGAGTTGTTTCTATGATTATAGAGAGTGGTGATAGAAATGTTGAGAATGAAGGTAGACAGGTTATAGCTTTGATCGATAGCGTTCTTGAGAATATTAAGAAGAGGCTTTCATAA